From Haemorhous mexicanus isolate bHaeMex1 chromosome 1, bHaeMex1.pri, whole genome shotgun sequence, one genomic window encodes:
- the CCDC126 gene encoding coiled-coil domain-containing protein 126, which translates to MFLTFSRKNMSQKLSMFLLIFGIIWGLMLLRYTFQYPRRQSSAELRGQILDLSKRYVKALAEENKNLMNGGGGASMSGYADLKRTIAVLLDDILQRLVKLENKVDYIVVNGSATNTTNGTNHQVPVTSNKRAKPASNIR; encoded by the exons ATGTTTCtaacattttcaagaaaaaatatgtCCCAGAAGCTGAGTATGTTTTTACTAATCTTTGGAATCATTTGGGGGTTGATGTTGCTACGCTACACTTTTCAGTATCCAAGACGCCAAAGCAGTGCTGAGTTGCGTGGACAGATTTTAGACCTCAGTAAAAGATATGTCAAAGCActggcagaagaaaataaaaacctgatGAATGGTGGTGGTGGAGCCTCTATGTCAGGATAtg CTGATCTGAAGAGAACAATTGCTGTTCTTCTGGATGACATCTTACAACGCCTGGTGAAACTGGAAAACAAGGTTGATTACATCGTTGTGAATGGCTCAGCAACCAATACCACTAATGGAACTAACCATCAGGTGCCAGTGACTTCAAACAAACGTGCAAAGCCAGCAAGCAACATCAGATAG